In Stanieria sp. NIES-3757, the DNA window GCTACAAATGTTGAATGCTGATGTTGCTCTGATCACCGAAACAAATGTACCTAATCGAGAAAATCTGAGTTACTTTGGCAATCGAGACGAAGCACACATGATCTACAACTTTAGTCTCCCACCTCTACTTCTCAACGCACTTTTGCAAGGTAAATCAGAACATCTCAAAACCTGGATGATGAGTATGCCACCAGCCCCAATTGGTTGTGCTTATCTAAACTTTACCGCTTCTCATGATGGTATTGGTGTTCGTCCTGCCGAAGGATTACTAGCAGAAAAAGAATATCATCAACTGCTAGAAACAATGCAGAAATTTGGTGGGCAAATCAGCATGAGACAAAACGCTGATGGTACAGAAAGTCCTTATGAAATTAATATTTCTCTGTTTGATGCCTTAAAAGGAACTGTCCACGGCGAAGATCAATGGCAGGTAGAAAGATTTATTTGTTCCCAAACCATTATGATGTCGATTGAAGGCATTCCTGCCTTTTACATTCATAGTTTGCTGGCAACTCCTAATGACTACGATAATGTTGCCAAAACTGGACGCAAACGCTCGATTAATCGTCATCAATGGGAACTGAATCAATTAGAAGAATTATTAAGTGATTCCCAATCATCTCAATCTCGCGTTTTAACCGAACTCAGTCGTAGGATTCAAATTCGTCGCCGTCAACCAGCTTTTCATCCTAATGCTACTCAATACACTTTGCACCCAATGAATAAGAGTTTATTTGCTTTTTGGCGACAAAGTAGAGACAGAGATCAGAGTATTTTCTGTATTTTTAATCTCAGCGATCGCCAGCAGAAATTACGCTTATCCGATCTCAATTTAGTTTGTATTGATACTTGGTACGATTTAATTGGCAATCAAATACTCAAAGATGATGACAATAAAATGATGCTCAAACCTTATCAATCAATTTGGTTGACCAATAAGTTTTAACTAAAATTTAATTCTAAAAAATAGGATCGGCTATGAGAAAACGTTATCTTAGAACAGAGTAATCATGAATTACTCTTTTCCATCCTTAATTTTTTGATTTGAGCCATGCAAGTTGGTTTGAAGTCTGCTCTTAGCGATCCTTATCTTGACGTTCAACAAAGAAGTAGTCAACGTCAACTTTCTCTTGCTATTTCTGCCGTTAACGATGCCAGAGTACAAAATTTACCACTTAATTTGTGTCTAATTTTAGACCGTAGTGGTTCAATGAACGGCAAACCCTTAGAAAAAGTCAAAGCAGCAGCAGTCAATCTGATCAAAAAATTAACTAACCGCGATCGCATTTCGGTAGTAGCTTTTGATCATCGAGCTAAGGTAATTATTCCTAATCAATTAGTCAACGATCCAGGTCAAATTGAGCGACAAATTGACACGTTGGTAGCAGATGGAGGAACTGCCATTGATGAAGGCTTAAAGCTAGGCATTAAAGAAATAGCTGCGGGTAAACAAAATACCGTCTCCCAAATCTTTTTATTAACCGACGGCGAAAACGAACACGGTGACAATCAACGCTGTTTAAAACTAGCTCAACTCGCCTCTGAACACAAGATCACAATTAATACTCTCGGTTTTGGCGAACATTGGAATCAGGATGTGTTAGAACAAATTGCCGATTCTGCTGGAGGTAGTCTTACCTATATTGAACAACCAGAACAAGCGATCGCAGAGTTTGAAAAATTATTTACTCGCGTTCAAACTGTTGGCTTAACCAATGCCTATCTGATGATGGAATTAATGCCTGAAGTCCGCCTGGCAGAATTAAAACCTGTGGCTCAAGTCTCTCCAGAAACCATAGAATTACCAATCCAATTAGAAGGTAACTATTTTACTGTTCGCTTGGGCGATTTAATGATCGACTGTGAGAGAATAATTTTAGTCAATCTCTACATCTATCCAGAAGAACCAGGACAACAGCAAATTGTTTCAGTACAAATCCGTTATGATGACCCCTCTTTAGGGCAAGAAGCTTTATTTTCCGAAATTTTTCCGATCGCAATAGAAGTACAAGAGCAATATCAACCAAAACCCAACCAAGAAGTACATCATTCGGTACTTGCTTTAGCCAAATATCGTCAAACTCAAATCGCCGAAGCTAAACTTCAACAAGGGGATCTGGCTGGTGCAGCAACCATGTTACAAACAGCAGCTAAAACGGCATTGCAATTAGGAGATGAACAAGGAGCAACTGTGCTACAAACTAGTGCTACTCGTCTTCAAGCAGGAGAGGAATTATCTCAAGGAGAAAAGAAAAAAACTCGGCTTGTTTCTAAAACGATTTTGAAAGAATAGTTGTTAGTTTTTAAATTTATGAATTAAATAATCTAAGAGAAGCTTGACAAACTCAAGTAATTTCTTAGAAGTAAAAATTATTAATTACCTTTCTCAATATAGATGAGCCAAAAAATTTTTATCATAACTAAAAAATAATCGAACAGACTCCAGCCTAAAAGCGATCGCTCTACTTCTTGAATAAGTTTAGATAAATTAATAAATTTAATGATGCTCTTTAGCCAGATAGAATTTTGTAAAATAAGAAATTCGGAGAGCGAATATTTAGTAAATAATTACAACTTATTTAACCCCAACTCAATTTCGCTCCATTGCTTATTCCAGTCTCCAATACCACAGCATACTAGACCCAACGACCATGTTAAATCCCAATTTGGATGAAATAGAACTGACTCAAGACGACTATCAGCGATATTCTCGTCATATTATTTTGCCAGAGGTAGGACTGGAGGGACAAAAACGCTTAAAAGCAGCTAGCGTTCTCTGTATTGGCACTGGTGGACTTGGTTCACCTTTGTTGCTTTATTTGGCAGCAGCCGGAATTGGTAGAATTGGTATTGTCGATTTTGATACAGTCGATCACTCCAATTTACAACGTCAAATTATTCACGGTACATCTTGGGTAGGTAAACCCAAAATCGAATCAGCCAAACAGAGAATTTTAGAGATAAATCCTTATTGTCAGATAGATTTATACCAAACTGCTATAACTTCAGCTAATGCCCTCGATATTTTTGCTCCCTATGATGTAATAGTCGATGGGACAGATAATTTTCCTACTCGTTATTTAACTAACGATGCTTGTGTTCTTTTAAACAAACCTAATGTTTATGGTTCAATTTTCCGTTTTGAAGGACAAGCGACTGTCTTTAATTACCAAGATGGACCAAACTATCGCGATTTATATCCCGAACCACCACCACCAGGAATGGTTCCTTCTTGTGCTGAAGGCGGAGTCTTAGGAGTACTCCCAGGTATCATTGGCACCATCCAAGCTACAGAAACAATTAAAATTATTCTTGGTGCAGAAAATACTCTCAGTGGTAGATTACTGCTTTACAATGCTTGGGATATGAAGTTCCGTGAACTGAAACTAAGACCCAATCCAGTACGTCCTGTCATTGAAAAATTAATTGATTACGACGAGTTTTGCGGTATTCCTCAAGCTAAGGCAGCCGAAGCGAAACAACAAGGTGAAATTCCTGAAATGACGGTACAAGAGTTAAAAGAACTGATCGATCGCGGTGCGGATGCTTTTATTTTGCTCGATGTCCGTAACGTCAACGAATACGAAATTGCGAAAATTCCAGGTTCTATTTTAGTACCCTTACCAGAAATTGAAGATGGTGATGGAATCGAAAAAATTAAGCAATTAGCCAACGGTCACCGTTTAATCGCTCATTGTAAAATGGGTGGAAGATCGGCAAAGGCTTTAGGTATTTTGAAAGAAGCTGGCATTGAAGGTACAAACGTTAAAGGCGGCATTACTGCTTGGAGTAAAGAAATAGATTCCGACGTTCCACTTTATTAAAAGTTGTTACCTACTAACTTTCGATCTCACGTTACTTAAATCGTGGGATTTTTTTTTGGGAAATCATCTCTCTCAACTATCAAGGTACTGCTCACGGGGTGACAACCCCTTGGAATAGAAGATGAACAGTCAGGAGAGCGGGAAGATGGTAGAAAAAAGGGGTCGAACTTCTTGAGAAAAACCCCTAAGCAAAAATGTTGCCAAAATTCTATCACAAATGCTTCTCTAAGTTGTTAACTTCAAGGCAATATACTACGTTACAAATAATTATTTTCTTATTGCAAAGTTACAGAACAATTCAGATTGAGAAATTAGCTGCTTTACTACCAATTCCCATCAAATATGAGAGCCGTCGTCGTCATCTTCAAAGATTGTTAATCTCACCTAAGTTGAGGCTAAAATGTCTTTGGGTTCCTATCCTCAAAAAATGGCTAAAAATCAATCAATCTCCTAATAAAATAGCTTATGTAGCCATAGATAGAACCAGATGGCAAGAACGAAATTTATTTGTAGCTAGTCTCATCCAAGATAAAAGAGCAATTCCTCTACATTGGCTCTTGCTAGATAAAAAGGGCAATAGCAATTTTCAAGAACAAAAGAGATTACTCAAATTAGTCTTACGGCTGTTAGATGGCTTCAAAATTGTCATTTTAGGTGACCGTGAGTTTGGTCATATATCATTGGCAGATTGGCTCGAAAAACAGGGATGTCAATACGTTATCAGAACGAAAGACAATAAATACATTAAGCAAAAAGAAGAAAATTATCAGTTATTAAAATTTTTAGGACTTAAACCAGGAAAATCTTTTTATTTACCATCAGTTAAACTAACCAAACAAAAAGGTTTTGGTGTAGTTAATCTTGCTGGATATTGGTCACAGAAGACCAAAAAGAAGCAAAAAAATGAAGGATGGTATTTGATTACAAATTTACCCAATTTAAAACAAGCAGTATTCGCTTACCAACATCGTTATGGAATCGAGGCAATGTTTAAAGATTGTAAAACAGGAGGTTATAATTTAGAACAATGTCATGGCAATGACCAACGTTTACTGGCTTTAGTTTTATTAATAGCAATCGCTTATACTTGTGCCATTAAAAGAGGTAAACAAATTAAATCTATGGGGATTCAAAAGTATATTTGTCGTCTAAAATCAGCTAGAAGAACTACAAGACGACACAGTAATTTTTGGATAGGTTTG includes these proteins:
- a CDS encoding sucrose phosphorylase is translated as MTVSIEQVKHFSWKVKPLLQRLYGKETAEKLVDKIYLLLAEHFAPLKEENLNKWSENNVLLITYGDSVINPTAEKPLTTLDRFLTKYFQETVTGIHILPFFPYSSDDGFAVIDYLQVNPELGDWKDIEDIASKFNLMVDLVINHVSSQSVWFKQYQQGEQPGCDYFIEVEPTTDLNKVVRPRSSPLLAPVETVNGTKYLWATFSHDQLDLDFANPDVLIEFIKIILFYVQRGAKYIRLDAVGYLWKKIGSSCIHLTETHAAIRLMRELLQMLNADVALITETNVPNRENLSYFGNRDEAHMIYNFSLPPLLLNALLQGKSEHLKTWMMSMPPAPIGCAYLNFTASHDGIGVRPAEGLLAEKEYHQLLETMQKFGGQISMRQNADGTESPYEINISLFDALKGTVHGEDQWQVERFICSQTIMMSIEGIPAFYIHSLLATPNDYDNVAKTGRKRSINRHQWELNQLEELLSDSQSSQSRVLTELSRRIQIRRRQPAFHPNATQYTLHPMNKSLFAFWRQSRDRDQSIFCIFNLSDRQQKLRLSDLNLVCIDTWYDLIGNQILKDDDNKMMLKPYQSIWLTNKF
- a CDS encoding UBA/THIF-type NAD/FAD binding protein, with protein sequence MLNPNLDEIELTQDDYQRYSRHIILPEVGLEGQKRLKAASVLCIGTGGLGSPLLLYLAAAGIGRIGIVDFDTVDHSNLQRQIIHGTSWVGKPKIESAKQRILEINPYCQIDLYQTAITSANALDIFAPYDVIVDGTDNFPTRYLTNDACVLLNKPNVYGSIFRFEGQATVFNYQDGPNYRDLYPEPPPPGMVPSCAEGGVLGVLPGIIGTIQATETIKIILGAENTLSGRLLLYNAWDMKFRELKLRPNPVRPVIEKLIDYDEFCGIPQAKAAEAKQQGEIPEMTVQELKELIDRGADAFILLDVRNVNEYEIAKIPGSILVPLPEIEDGDGIEKIKQLANGHRLIAHCKMGGRSAKALGILKEAGIEGTNVKGGITAWSKEIDSDVPLY
- a CDS encoding putative transposase; this encodes MLPKFYHKCFSKLLTSRQYTTLQIIIFLLQSYRTIQIEKLAALLPIPIKYESRRRHLQRLLISPKLRLKCLWVPILKKWLKINQSPNKIAYVAIDRTRWQERNLFVASLIQDKRAIPLHWLLLDKKGNSNFQEQKRLLKLVLRLLDGFKIVILGDREFGHISLADWLEKQGCQYVIRTKDNKYIKQKEENYQLLKFLGLKPGKSFYLPSVKLTKQKGFGVVNLAGYWSQKTKKKQKNEGWYLITNLPNLKQAVFAYQHRYGIEAMFKDCKTGGYNLEQCHGNDQRLLALVLLIAIAYTCAIKRGKQIKSMGIQKYICRLKSARRTTRRHSNFWIGLYGGLWIKTYEFCHDLVEQLMRFTPNKLPFYQQGLRAKRLIQTAF